The following coding sequences are from one Triticum aestivum cultivar Chinese Spring chromosome 5A, IWGSC CS RefSeq v2.1, whole genome shotgun sequence window:
- the LOC123106701 gene encoding SKP1-like protein 1 — MATVEACEKKMIMLKSADGEEFEVEEAVTMEWQTIRHMIEDDCADKGIPIPNINSKVLSKVIEYFNKHVLAKTVDVSSGATGATASDTMAPAALAEDLKIWDAEFINVDPDTLFELIKAASYLDIKGLLDLTCQTAADMISGKPPEEIRNFFNTENDYLPEDEEKIRRENPWAFQ, encoded by the exons ATGGCGACCGTAGAGGCATGTGAGAAGAAGATGATAATGCTCAAGTCGGCCGATGGCGAGGAGTTCGAGGTGGAGGAGGCAGTCACCATGGAGTGGCAGACCATCCGCCACATGATCGAGGATGACTGCGCCGACAAAGGCATTCCGATACCCAACATCAACTCCAAGGTCCTCTCCAAGGTCATCGAGTATTTCAATAAACATGTCCTGGCCAAGACAGTTGACGTCTCTAGTGGAGCCACAGGTGCTACTGCGTCTGACACCATGGCTCCTGCCGCCCTAGCCGAGGACCTCAAGATCTGGGACGCAGAATTCATCAACGTCGACCCTGACACCCTCTTCGAACTCATCAAG GCTGCAAGTTACCTCGACATCAAGGGGTTGTTGGACCTGACTTGCCAGACTGCTGCAGACATGATTAGTGGCAAACCTCCAGAGGAGATCCGTAATTTCTTCAACACCGAGAACGACTACTTGCCAGAGGACGAGGAGAAGATCCGCAGGGAGAACCCGTGGGCATTTCAGTAG